From a region of the Malania oleifera isolate guangnan ecotype guangnan chromosome 12, ASM2987363v1, whole genome shotgun sequence genome:
- the LOC131145035 gene encoding uncharacterized protein LOC131145035, whose translation MAKRGGLLDKLRNRRWRWRFARGGLFRWKGLSFQLRFVDDVLFKIASVFEAIVLVSGLCLFFLVCGCHF comes from the coding sequence ATGGCGAAGAGGGGAGGACTTCTCGACAAACTAAGAAACCGTCGCTGGAGATGGCGTTTCGCGAGGGGCGGTCTGTTCCGATGGAAAGGGCTGAGCTTTCAGCTTCGGTTCGTCGACGACGTGCTCTTCAAGATCGCGTCGGTGTTCGAAGCGATCGTGCTCGTCTCCGGCCTCTGCCTCTTCTTCCTCGTTTGCGGTTGCCATTTTTGA